In Lytechinus variegatus isolate NC3 chromosome 6, Lvar_3.0, whole genome shotgun sequence, the DNA window TCGTACATTTTGTACACTTTAAATAATTTCTTAATGTATTGTGGTTTTTCAGTTATGTGTCATTTTATGAAGATGGTCCATTTCAACTCTTTTTACATCATAATTGAAGAACCACAAGACCCACAAAATTGTAACTGGATATTTGGATTCAGCATCACACCTGATTTAAAATCTTTACAAATTTCACTATAGCCGATTAGGACTCGCAAGTTACGACGAACGACCAAATCTCCTATGTCAAAAGGTCCTGTAGCCTTAAGTTTAcctcaaatttaatttttttccattgtCTTAAGTTATAATAAGCATATTTAGAGCTGGATTTTGCTGTAAACCCAACTAAAATTATTTGAGTTACTGTTGTAATGGTATGGCCAATTTAGTGCAgctgaaaatacaaaatacaaagggATTTGAACACTGTAACTGGCTATATCTCAAAATCAACACATCTGACAAATTACTGAATTCATTTGATCACATCACCTATTAATGCCTTTATAACCTATATAAATAGTACAAATGAGTTATTACTGTAAACAGGTACAGGCATGTGACAAATATTGAAACACTTTTGCATTATATCCTAAATTTTCCAGTAGGGATTAACGCACAAAATCTAGTTTAGATCATTAAATCCCCACTCATGTACTTCAGGGTagggaaaacaaaacaaaacaaacaaaaaaacattccaAAGCTTGTATGTCCCACAGAATTCAAAACTGGCATTGAACTAGTTGTGAATGACCCCAAAGGTCGAATATTGATTCATATGTAGAGTACAAATGCCACTTTTAGGTGCTTTTGGACATaactttttattatatatatatatatatatatatatatacagtgcatcccaaaAAGAACTATACACTTGAAATGGCTACCAAATAAAGGTAATAAGATTCTTGggtaaaatgtttatatttatataaagcTCATATCCTTAACTATCATTATgacaccaaaaattctgaaaaaaacgCATGCTTCAGTGAGTAATGCCCACTTTTGTAAAGGACACAAAAATTACCCTGCGCAGGAATTCACTATTAATTTTGCACGTGGTTATGAAACGCCATGAAGGAGTCAAAATTAATGATGGAATAAATCAGCAGAGTCAAAAATAAACCAAGagttaaaaaaacaatcaatattatgcaaaaatgtaatattttactgttttgttttcatatcaTTGATTTTTGCCTGtacttcaatttatttttgtctttgttgGCCGATTGATTCCATCATTAATTTTGACTTATCATGGCGTTCCATAACCAGGTGCAAAATGAATAGTGAATTCCTGCGCAGGGTAATTTTTGTGTCCTATACAAAAGTGGGCATTACTCACTGAAGCATGCGTTATTTTTGGAATTTTTTGTATCATATTGATAGTTGAGGATATGagctttatatatttataaattttttccccaataatCATATATATTCCTATTTGGTAGCTATTTAAAAAGTGTATAGTtctttttgggacgcactgtatatatatatatatatatatatatatacacctaATACATAAGATTATTGTTCACTGGTCATATTTACTATCAATCTCACAAACTTGTCACAGGGAAAAAGTTACTAAGCTGAAAGGATAGTGCCCTTTTTCTCTGCCCTAAGTcaaatgatagaacaatttttCCCTGTGCATGTTACCATGGCACACGACACTTATGCTTGAAGGGACAGTTGACACTAGAGATGAGTTCATGACACATCAGTCTAGTCTATCATCACCAACTTTGCATTGACACGTTGAATGGCGGACTAGAAATTCCATACAGCCAAAGATTTATAAACATTTAACAATTAAATTTGAAGTGGGTATGTGCAGGAATACATTTCAGTAAGTTAAGTTTCATTTACTCATTCCAGAAAAATACAGCAATAAATTtcctaaataaaataaatactaaaTCGTTGTGCGATGAAACACCTGTATATTGCAATCCTTTAATTAGCACTATAATCTGTCGCAACAAGGCTTGGCAGTGATGTCAGTGTGTGCTTTATTGCACACAGCTACAAATTACAAGCGTTCACACAATGCACTTGTGCATAATTATATGCGTGTGTTTAAGGATATCGccttttattccagattgggtGGTTTGCTTCCGTTTGTACGTGATCAAATCCTTAGCAGGTTCAATCAATGTATTCAAATTGAGCACCCAAAGCAGATAAGGTGACACTTGTATGTATTGAAGGTTAAAGATTGTTTTGCTTGCCTGTGTGCTTAGAAAGAAACATTGGGTGCTTCTCCAAACAATGGTCCCACAAACTCTTAAGCAAGTTTGCTTCATCACGTGCATGTTAGCATTTGTAAACTATTCATGGAAGTTGTAGATAAAATGGCGAGACCCTTTCCTCTGTAACAGTTGTCCCACTTTTATGAATAGCCTGTTGGCAAATCTAAGATCCTTGATCATACTCATCCACATTGTGAGTCACTTCATTGTGCTGCCACTCAATCATTAAATCTGATAAGTTATAAATGGAGTTTTTAAAGACCCATCTCTTGGCTTTCTTGCTAATTAACAGAATGGTGTTTACTGTGAAATACACTAAATGTGTCCATTCTCAACATCATCAAAATTCACACTGATGTTGAATATGCTGATGCCAATTCTTCTTTCCTGAAATCAGTAAGAGTAGcacttcaagttcaaaggaaggaagggagggatAGATTTCATGCTCTAATGCTTGCACAGTGACGTCAGTCCATTCAAATTATGTGAACATGACATCACTATGCTTGCTGCACTAAAGcatgaataatgataacatgGTGAGGGTAGACACTTTTTGTGTCTGAGTAGATCACATGGTGAGGGTAGACACTGATTTTGGGTGTTTAATAACtacatttgtttgattttatgtcTATGATTAATACCATTCTCTTGTTTGctgttttcttttcaatgatCGAGGGATGAGTGTttaatagttacatttataaaatataaagttCAATTTTATGAGTTACACAGTTCTCTGTTAAATGTCCAATTTCAATTGTGACTTTCATTCATTGTTATCTTCTGCTTCaccttcattatgttcttcacttgcttcaccttcattatgttcttcacttgcttcgccttcattatgttcttcacCTCCTTCgccttcattatgttcttcacttgcttcaccttcattatgttcttcacttgcttcaccttcattatgttcttcacttgcttcaccttcattatgttcttcacttgcttcaccttcattatgttcttcacttgcttcaccttcattatgttcttcacttgcttcaccttcattatgttcttcacttgcttcaccttcattatgttcttcacttgcttcgccttcattatgttcttcacttgcttcgcctttattatgttcttcacttggttcgccttcattatgttcttcacCTCCTTCGCCTTCATTATGTTCTCCTGGCGTGCCTTTTTCATTCTGCCCTGTTTgtacctctctctctccacctTCCATATCTTCCACTCCGTCTTCATCAGTAAAATTGTAAATGTCATTCTGATCCTGCAGGTTGCCAGTTACTACTGCAGGCAACTCTGTATATACTGACCTGCATGCTGTATCTGGGCTGCGTATCTGCAATGTGGTAGAAAAATAGATGCGATATTAAAAcagagtacattaaaataaaagtttgccATTGTGACATTTACCTTGCTTCTCCCCATTCCagaaaataacaacaaaaacatttataccataaataggcctacatgacacATGTCTCTCCCCCAATAATTCAATTAGCAGTTATTGGGAATAAAACTTGACATTTCAAATGTCATCAATTTCTAGGTGTTTTTGCACACTGGAACCAGCTGCAAGACTTGGAACGAGACATAATTTCAattatgtttgttgttgttgttggttttattttccaatgttataaaaataatgataaaaatccgGCCAACCCTATtggacaacgctggatccgccCCGGTATAATACTCGGTATGTTTACAATATAATTACTGTTATCAGTGGTAGATATGAACACACCTAACTTATTCTGGGGTCTCCTCCCCCTGACCCGTCCCCACCACTGTGCTTCTTGTGcttcagaaattttgaaaatgaataaaaccatAATGTCCATAGGAGAAATCTATAAGAGTATAAGACTGGGCCTCCAAATACACATGAGCAAATAGAACATTGATTCTTGCCAAACGAAATAAGCTAGTGCGGGCATGGTAGCAGTTAACTCATTCGGTACAAAGTGACCACATCTTGTGATTTGGCCCACTGACAGCCTTACATTAGAAGAAAGAGTAAATACCACACAAATGCCCATTTTTATTGTTGCATCAGTACCCTTCGTTCacggaaaaggaaaaaaataactaaaatcCTAAAGTTGGCAACGTGATAGAAATATCCGAATTGCTCTTTTCCCACgcaaattgggggaaaaaaaaaacttttaaagacATTCCTGAAACCTCaacttaaaaaggaaaaaaaaaatgcagcaaAGCTAAGCAACTAATCAATTGTCACGAATGAGAGTATTCAATGTATATGATAAAGGTTTGTTCTCTTATCGTATCCCATGAAATCCGTTTTGTTTGCCTGCGCTCTTAAAAGCCACTAGAACGTAAAGACATGGGTGGCGTAAAGACATTTTATGGCTTTTTTGCCGAGAACCAGCTCTAAATTTACGCATGTAcacgaaaaggaaataaaaaaatgtatatactacgctaaatagaactgggtcattttttaatcatgccCCTTTTGGATGTATTGAGTACATTCCTTCAGCGCCTTCATCCCGGGGGGTTACATATATCTGATAATCATcaagcattttgaaaaaaatgattatacctttgataactatgtcttgcaccagtcttcgcactcattcaagatgccattttaagatcagCGTTCATAGCTCCACTCAAACAGCATCCCAAATCTTAAGATAGAAGACAATATTTATGATAACAAGACGTTTAATGGCTTTTTTGCAGAGGACCAGCTCTCAATTTACCCAAGTacacaaaaaggaaaccaaacagtgtattataccacgctaaatagaactgggtcattttttaatcatgtccCTTTTGGGTGTATTGAGTACATTCCTTCAGCCCAGGTCAATTTCCTGTATGTCACCGCAAAAGGAATGTATGATAGAAATTAACAGCTGTACTCTCTCAATTAAATATTCTATCAGGAATTGATAATTAtcttcagatttggattcttgtcagatttggattcttgtACACGAAAATGAAACCAAATAGTGTGTATATACCATGCTAAATAGAACTGGGTCATATTCTTAATCATGCCCCTTTTGGCTGTATCGAGTATATTCCTTCAGCCAAGGTCAATATCCTGTAAGTCTGTTACCGCGAAAGGAATGTACGTTAGAAATTAACACCTGTACTCTCTCAATATAATACTCTATCAGACTATCAGGAATTGTTAATttctcagattttgatttttttaaatttctaatgTCCCTTTGACCAGAGTGAAATTGTATACGCTACTTTCAAAATCTGAGCTTAGGGCAAGGAACAGAGAATTGTGCGGGATTAAGAAGCATGGAATTTCACACAGCTTTTCATAAGGGAAGGTTACATATATCTGATAATCATCAAGCGTTTtgaaaaggatgattatacctttgataactatgtcttgcaccagtcttcgcactcattcaagatgccattttaagatcagCGTTCATAGTTCCACTCAAACAGCATCCCAAATGTTTAGATAGAAGACGATATTTATGATAACAAGACATTTAATGGCTTTTTTTGCAGAGGACCAGCTCTCAATTTACCCAAGTacacaaaaaggaaaccaaacagtgtattataccatgctaaatagaactgggtcattttttaatcatgtccCTTTTGGATGTATTGAGTACATTCCTTCAGCCCAGGTCAATTTCCTGTATGTCACCGCGAAAGGAATGTATGATAGAAATTAACACCTGTACTCTCTCAATATAATACTCTATCAGACTATCAGGAATTGTTAATttctcagattttgattttttttaatttctaatgtcCCTTTGACCAGAGTGAAATTGTATACGCTATTTTCAAAATCTGAGCTTAGGGCAAGGAACAGAGAATTCTGCGGGATTAAGGATTATGAAGCATGAAATTTTACACAGCTTTTCATAAGGGAAGGTTACTATCTGATAATCATCAAGCGTTTtgaaaaggatgattatacctttgataactatgtcttgcaccagtcttcgcactcattcaagatgccattttaagatcagCGTTTATAGCTCCACTCAAACAGCATCCCAAATCTTAAGATAGAAGACGATATTTATGATAACAAGACGTTTAATGGCTTTTTTTGCAGAGGACCAGCTCTCAATTTACCCAAGTacacaaaaaggaaaccaaacagtGTATTATACCATGCTAAATAGAACTGGGTCATTTTTCAATCATGCCCCTTTTGGCTGTATTTGAGTACATTCCTTCAGTCAAGGTCAATTTCCTGTATGTTACCGCGATTGGAATGTATACATGCCTGTACTCTCTCAATTTAATACTCAATCAGGaatcattcatttttcaaatttggattcttaaaaaaaaaaacgtccttTTGACCCGAGTGAAATTGCATACTTCACTTCTCTAACTTCAAAATCTGAGCTTATAGGCAAAGAACAGAACATAATGGGGGACAGCATTTTAGCAATTAATAAGTctaataattgttttttaaaaatcatattttctgaCCAAACTAAAGGATTAAGAATCATGGAATTACACACCGCTTTCTATATTGGAAGATTACATGTAGCTGATGAACATCAAGTATTTTGAAAgggatgataatacatgtaccttttatCTTCTTGCATACATCTTCGCACTCATTCAAAATCCCATTTTAAGATAAgcgtttatatacatgtaactacacTATTACAGTGTcccaaattcaaagaaaaaaaatgataacaggaTGTTCGCTGTCACATGATTTTGATATCAAGGCATCAAGAACATCTTTCAAATTCTAACCTGGTCTACTGTAAGACCAACTACAGTAGATAATCACCAGCCCAATAgaatactgtaggcctacaaatgCAATAGGCTAAAGCCTAATTCATCTATGGTCAGTGCTCAAGATAGCCGGTATTGCATCAGTTTGCTCTAGTTTTGCAGTATTGCTGTAAAATAGGCTACTACATTTATAGACATATTCATCATCCCAGACCAATTAAATTTAGCcccttatacatgtacttgccttAAGCAATCAATGTTGTTTATTTCACATCAAGTACCAATTTAAACTTCCACCCCCCTCTCCATGCTCTATAACATTTAGGCGTCTTTTGATTAGAGTAAACTGTTTATATAACAGTCTGTACTCATTCCACTTTGTGAAGACAGTCATTTAGCACTTTCCTTGGAATACTTCTTCTTAAAAGTGCAACTGTTGaagatgatgacattgatgatgatgatagcagtGCTGatgacttacatgtagatgtatttGACAATGATGGTAGCAGTGCTGATGACTTTGACGTATTTGACGACGATGCTAGCAGTGCTGATGACTTAGATGTATTTGACGATGATGGTAGCAGCGCTGATGACTTCAACGTATTTGACGACGATGGTAGCAGTGCTGATGAATTCGACGTATTTGATGATGGCAGCAGTGCTGTTGAATTTGACATATTTGATGATGGTAGCAGTGCTGATGATGACTTTGACGATGATGGTAGCAGTGCTGATGATGACTTTGACTTTGGCGGCGTACAGAATAAAGGGGTGTGTTTTTCAGTCATTTTGGTTTGGATGCAATGGCTGTTATCTTCATTAGCTGGGCTATCAATTTTCATGTGACTCATTTGGGTATCATCCAAATCATTCCCAGCTATTTTTGTTTCTCTCATTGCTGatcttcttcttttcaaatATGCCCTTCTTGCTTCTTTTCTGTGCTTACCCATGAAGTTGTAAATGGACAGTAACTGCAGGCTATTCAATATGACATCTGGAGATGAAGTAACTAAATCTGTTTTCTCCTTCTCTCAGTTCCATCATCTGTAACAGAAACATTTCTGAAACAGAACATTCACAATTAATAAACTAATTgatgaatgttcaattttcattagtTGTTAGACTAGGGTTCCCAAACTTCCCGCTAGCCTTCAACGGCTCCTCTAATCTGTTGCACAACTGTAAAACCCAGTCAGGATATTTGTGTCCCTTAATGCCCCAGAGACATTATGTGTCAGGATgaaacactgacaatttcaggTAGTGTAGGcatgtaaaactaattagcCCCTTTTCAGCCAATGTTCAAAATGAGCAGTTTGAATGAAGTATATACATTATACAATTCACAACATAATTACGACAATTTGATATTCTGGAATATTCAGCCAATTATTCgtataaaacaagtggaatgcccctGGCGGAATGGCATAATTATCAACTGAATCAAttccaaattttgatttgcttaTAAGTTTGAACACAGctaatttttctttgaaaatcagGTAAAAGATAGATTGAGTTTTCTTATtgttctaataataataatatttgatatttgaatagCGCACATACAGGTATCCATCATTATGATGCTCAAGGTGCTACAatattaccccagctaagctaggTGTCATAAGCGCTCACAGCATTGAAGGAATTcattcctacatgtacacccatttacacctgggtggagagttgCAAACGTAGATTCATGTTTTGCCAATGGACATTActtagtgctgcggtgggatttgaaccctgaaCCTCGTGGTTCATAGTCCGGGGAGGTGGGATTGATCCACAACACCTAGATATATTCTCTGTAGAGGTTTTTCTCTGTAAGCAAgtacaccccaacaaaaagtggaATTGTATGAACAAAGAAAACTCAAACAAGCACACATGTtgattatttcatcaaaatcgtacgtgaaaggagaaagtttagaaaatttcatatatttgGGTGATAGGCAAATGGTCGAGACAGCCGATGatatcacacactcactatttcttttgtttgttattatataaaatatagaatataTCAATTTTAGCACTTTTGACAATAAGGAAGGTTTTTATTGATGTTGCAAAAATTGATTTTCCAAATGTTCAGGGAGGTATCAAACCtaattgtttaaagttttatgagaaaagaaatatgatattccatatttcatacaataaactACAAAAGAGATAGTGACGTCATCAGACCCCCTCAATTCTAAACTGACCAGAATGTGGACATATAGGTCTAAGTGTTTTGTGGAATTAAGCAAGACTttaaactgtcataactttatcattttacatcctatttgatgtaattttcagcattgtccTTTACATAAAACAGGCCCTTCACCGAGCAGCTCACAGATTCGATCGAAATTTGATGAACTTCGCCAAATTCGTGCATGCGCCCAACAGTGCACGTTCAATCGGCCGATTGAGACTTGTACCTGCGCTGTTGGGC includes these proteins:
- the LOC121417501 gene encoding putative protein TPRXL; translated protein: MSHMKIDSPANEDNSHCIQTKMTEKHTPLFCTPPKSKSSSALLPSSSKSSSALLPSSNMSNSTALLPSSNTSNSSALLPSSSNTLKSSALLPSSSNTSKSSALLASSSNTSKSSALLPSLSNTSTYTQPRYSMQVSIYRVACSSNWQPAGSE